The proteins below are encoded in one region of Colletotrichum lupini chromosome 5, complete sequence:
- a CDS encoding amidase, translating to MPRSNWTSNPILTVAAASPAFESLVASSDAAVVELLRAAGAVLIGKTTMPPMADGGSQRGLYGRSISPYNPKYLCTSFASGSSYGSAVSTTCSFAPIGLGGETVSSGRAPASHNALVGYSPSRGVIPSRGHWPLYPTCDVVAPHTKSVADMLALLNAIVADDAHPRGDFWREQTVVPIPPSSKIRPRDYLSLKDPEALRGKHVAVPKCYIGKQTSSEYSVVCSEATRQLWEQARVDLETLGAKITETDFPLVERYSTQLFPGQAANVPGIPSTWIDTERCQMIATAWDDFLRNNSDPECPSLEGVDHSQINPDFAPLDDRSEHTEQQNHVRYAEMIDFIRDRSDSIYDLPGCADALIALEEARKRDLEHWMDENGFDVVVFPTNGDVGRADSEDNRESMAYSLRDGLKYSNGNRAMKHLGVPAITVPMGSLYDKKIPAGLTFAGKAWSDSDLLRYAYAFESSKERRESPSLAPRLDTDLIQVNTNQGSVKQHRKLELLVSCVDVEDDASTETLERRHVALSGFLEVDNSSEAASMQVFVNGDLMRSPTLKDSQWEWSGMLERKKMKERYPVQGKVARDQFMVVVLAQTSGGDSRGRLVMIA from the coding sequence atgccgcggtcgaattggacttccaatccgatacTCACAGTCGCAGCTGCGTCCCCAGCTTTCGAAAGCCTCGTTGCGTCTTCAGATGCCGCGGTCGTCGAGCTACTGAGGGCTGCAGGAGCAGTACTGATTGGGAAGACCACAATGCCTCCCATGGCCGACGGAGGAAGTCAGCGAGGCCTCTACGGCCGTTCAATCAGCCCTTACAACCCCAAATACTTGTGCACCAGCTTCGCGTCAGGCTCTTCATACGGATCCGCCGTATCCACGACATGCTCGTTCGCCCCTATTGGTCTCGGTGGTGAGACAGTCTCATCTGGTCGAGCGCCGGCTTCGCACAACGCGCTGGTGGGGTACTCACCGTCAAGAGGCGTCATTCCTTCTCGCGGCCATTGGCCATTGTACCCGACGTGCGATGTTGTCGCACCACACACCAAGTCTGTCGCTGACATGCTGGCGCTTCTGAACGCCATTGTTGCCGATGATGCGCACCCCAGAGGTGACTTTTGGCGCGAGCAGACGGTTGTGCCCATACCACCCAGCTCCAAGATCCGGCCAAGGGATTATTTATCTCTCAAAGATCCGGAGGCGTTGCGAGGAAAGCATGTTGCTGTGCCCAAGTGCTACATCGGGAAGCAAACTTCATCCGAATACTCTGTGGTCTGTTCAGAAGCCACTCGGCAGCTATGGGAGCAAGCTCGAGTTGACCTTGAGACGCTGGGTGCCAAAATCACCGAAACTGATTTCCCACTAGTCGAGCGTTACTCGACACAACTGTTTCCTGGGCAAGCTGCTAATGTGCCCGGCATCCCGAGTACCTGGATTGATACTGAGCGGTGTCAGATGATTGCCACCGCTTGGGATGACTTTCTGCGCAACAACAGCGATCCCGAGTGCCCTTCTCTGGAAGGCGTTGACCACAGCCAGATCAACCCCGACTTTGCGCCGTTGGATGATCGGTCGGAGCACACCGAACAGCAGAATCATGTCCGGTACGCAGAGATGATTGACTTCATCCGCGACAGGTCCGACTCTATCTACGATCTGCCAGGTTGCGCAGATGCGTTGATCGCGCTTGAGGAGGCTCGTAAGAGAGACTTGGAACACTGGATGGACGAGAATGGCTTCGATGTTGTCGTCTTTCCCACGAATGGCGACGTCGGAAGAGCCGATTCCGAGGACAACCGTGAGTCTATGGCATACTCCCTACGAGACGGGTTGAAGTACTCCAATGGCAATCGTGCAATGAAGCACTTGGGTGTGCCCGCCATCACTGTGCCGATGGGATCGCTGTATGACAAGAAAATCCCTGCGGGGTTGACATTCGCGGGCAAGGCCTGGAGTGACAGCGACCTGTTACGTTATGCGTATGCGTTTGAGTCCTCGAAGGAGCGAAGAGAGAGCCCCTCATTGGCGCCACGGCTAGATACGGACCTGATTCAAGTCAACACGAATCAAGGTTCTGTCAAGCAGCATAGGAAGCTGGAGTTGCTCGTCTCTTGTGTGGACGTAGAAGATGATGCCTCGACGGAAACCTTGGAAAGACGTCACGTCGCTCTCAGTGGGTTTTTGGAAGTCGACAATTCGTCTGAGGCAGCATCGATGCAAGTGTTTGTTAACGGGGATCTGATGAGGTCTCCCACACTCAAGGATA